The following DNA comes from Mycobacterium sp. MS1601.
GGCGGTGAAGGTGAACGCCTACGGTCACGCGATGTTCGGAGGGCGGCTGCTCCGCGACGCACGCGGATTTCCGGCCCGCGTAATGGCACGGTCGAGTTCGGGGGACTATCGCGATCCTGCCCGGGTGCAGGCGTGGGTCTCGGCGGCAGTGGCCAGCGTGCGGGCTGTCAGTGCCCGTGAGCGCCAGTCGCACGCGCAGCCGGAACACAACACTTCGCTCTGACACCCGTCAGCGTCCTCTGGCATTCGATGCGACGGAACCGTTCACGATCACGTCGAGATCGACGACTTTCCTGTGGGCGCTGCTCGCCGCCCGGACGTTCACTGTCGATCACGAGAGTTCCACGGGGTCCGGCACGACACGGAACAGACGTTCGACATCCTCTCGACGGCAGACCTCGGTGCCCGGCGTCAACAGCATGGCTGCTCCCGCAGCGACGCCGAATCTCATGGATTTCCTCAGCGACCACCCTCGCTCCAGGCTGGTCACCACGGCGGCCACCATCGCGTCTCCTGCGCCCACCCCGCTCACACCGGAGACAGGTACGGCGGGGAACAGCGCGGCGGTCGTGTCGGTGATCAACAGGGCACCATGGGCGCCGCACGACACCACGACGATACGAGCCACACCGTGACTGATGAGCTCCCGGCCCGCGGCTACCCGCGCCGTGTCGTCCGACAACTCCCTGCCAAGCCGGTCGCGGAGTTCGCGCACACTGGTCTTGAGGAGCCATACGTCGGAGGTGATCTGGTGCAGGCCTCGTCCCGATGTGTCCAGCACCATCAATGTATCTGTTTTGCAGCATATCTCGGCGACACGCTGGTACAGATCCGGCGACGACCCAGGGGGAGGCTGCCGCTGCAGACCACGAAGCGTGCGCCTTGCGCGGCTTCGTCCAGAGCCTTTAAACATCGGTTCTCATCCTCGGCGGTCACCGTAGGACCGGGCAGGACGAATCGGAACTGACGCCCCGTGTTGCGTTCGTTGACGGTGAAGCTCTCCCTGGTCGGCCCGGCTATCCGCACTTCTCGGATCGGGACCGAGGCGCGGTGCATGAGATCGATAATGGTTTGACCGGTGGGCCCACCCACAGGAAACACCGCTGTTGCCACAGCGCCGAGAGCCTGGGCTGTGCGGGCCACGTTGATACCGCCACCACCGGGATCGTAACGCGCAGCACTGCAACGGAGTTTCTCTGTGGGATCGACGGTGTCGGTGGCAGTGGTGATGTCCAGAGCTGGATTCATCGTCAGAGTGACGATGGATGGCGGCATCACAATCCCGTCGGGAACGTCTCGGGTGTCTCTCCGGCGACCCAGCGACTGTTCACCTCAAGCGGCTCGAGAGCGCTGGTGCGGTCGATGTGGATGATGGCGTCGAACTGGTCGGCCGAGCGGACGTGAAAGTAGTGGCTCTGCCGTTCGGTCGCAGGAAGATAGATGACCCCGATGGCTCTGCCCAGACGAACCGTGGACAACGGTTCGTCTGCCCAGCGGCTGATCCTGGGCGAAATCAGGAACGCGTCCCGGCCGGTCGCATGGAACAGCTCCTCGACACTGCCGTTGAGTGCCGGGCGAACCGTTTTCCGCTCGGCAGGGCCACCCCATTCACTGGCGGCGGTCACGCTACCGGTGTACGTGGTCATGCCGATGAGGCGAGCGCTGTCGGCGTAGGTCTGACGTGCCAACTGACCCAGTGTCAGTTGACCGTCGGCGGATACCTCGGTGGCTCTGGCATCGCCGACGTGAGAATTGTGGGCCCACACCACGATTCGTGCCGGCTTTCGGCCGTCGCGACCCAGATGCGCCGACAGTGCCTGAAGTGTTTGATGCATGTGCCGGTCGCGCAGGTTCCATGACGTCACGCGGCCCCCGAACATGGCGCGGTAATACTCCTCGGCATTGCGCACCGTCAGGGCATTCTGCGTTGCGTAGAACAATTCGTCTTCGCCCACCATGCCGTCCCGGCGGGCGAGCGTGAGGGCGTTGCGCTGCATGTCGGTGAGCTGTGCGATGACCTGTCGCTCGCAGGACAACCCGGCTCCGAACGCGGCAGCGAACCCGTAAGCCTGTCCATCGTCGCCGGCGGTGCGATCGAAGCAGGCGTACCTGTTGCGGGCTCGCCCGGCCGCTGCGGGGTCGACGTTCTCGAGGTAGTTGATGACTTCCTGCATCGATCTGTGCAGGCTGTACAGATCGAGCCCGTAGAAGCCTGCTGGTGTACTGCCGGCAGAATCGCAGCGTTGATTGTGTCGATGCAGCCATTGCACGAAGTCGCGGACATCGACGTTTCGCCACATCCAGGAGGGGAAGCGTTCGAAGCCTCGCAGCGCCTGATCAGCGGTCTGATCGGTGCCGAGTCCGCGTACGTAGCGGTTCACACGGTAGGCATCAGGCCAGTCCGCTTCGACCGCCACGGCACAGAATCCTCGTTCGGAGATCAACCATTTCGTGATGGCAGCGCGCGCCGAGTAGAACTCGTGGGTGCCGTGTGAGCTCTCACCGATCAGAACGATCTGTGCATCACCGATGATCTCATCAAGCACCTCGTGGGGTGGAACGCCGTGCGGAGCGTCGACTGCGCACCGGTTGACGCCGTCGATCGGTGTCGGCTCGGTCAGCACCGAGACGTTGGCAGGTCCCGTGGTTGGCTTTGCCAGGTAATCCCGCACCTCGTCGTCGCTGACCTGGCGGAAATCCCAGAACGACTCGCCCACCGCCACGAACGGCGTCGGCATGCTGGCGCACACCATGTCATCGACGACGTCGGCGAACGCGCGGCACGTGGACTCGGGCGCCGCGGGGACGGCGACCACGATCTCAGCGGCGTCTTCGTCGCGCAGCGTCTGCACCGCGGCGTACATGCTGGAACCGGTTGCGAGCCCGTCGTCTACGAGGATGACCGTCTTTCCGGTGACCTCGATCGGTGGCCGCTCCCCGCGATAGGCGGCCTCCCGGCGGAGAAGCTCGCGCCCTTCGCGTTCGACGATATCGCGGAGCTGCTGTGGGCTGACGCGCAGTGCGCGGATGATGTCATCGTTGACCACGACGCGGCCGCCGCGTGCCACGGCGCCGATCGCGAACTCTTCGTGGCCGGGAGCGCCGAGCTTGCGCACGATGAAGGTGTCCAGCGGTGCGCCGAGGGCTGCCGCCACTTCCCAGGCAACGGGCACGCCACCGCGCGCAAGGCCCAGTACGAGAACATCGTCGCGGTTGCGGTAGGCAGTGAGCAGCCCGGACAAAACCTGACCGGCTTCGCGACGGTCCCGGAAGACGCGGCGGGGTTCGCCGAGGGTCGTTGTGTCCTGTGTGTGGGTCATCGGAGTTCCCTGTTGTGTTCGGATCAGTTCAGATGGTCCACCGGAGCGTTGGTGGCGGCCTCGATGTGGTGCCGGGTTACGGAGCGCAGTTGCTGGGCAAGATCGGTCAGCGCCCGCGCGGCAGCAAGCTCAGCCCCGATATCCGCGATATCACGATCGGCAGGGTTGCAACGCGCTCGCCCCTCGGCCACCAAAGTCCGCTCTCCCCAATGTAACCGCGCGACGGCCTTGGTAGTGCCGTCGTGCTCGTCGGTGGTCACATCCACCGACCAGTGTTTGCCGTGCATGGCATTCCTCCCATGGGATGGCGCCGCGAGCGGCGGTCTCGGCACACGAGCGCGTGCACGAGACCGCCGCGGCGGTCACTTCGTCGATTCGATCGACACGTGCTTCTCGGTCACCGCAGACTCCTTCAACGGCACCGTCACCGTGAGGATCCCCTTGTCGTAGGTGGCTTTGATGCTCT
Coding sequences within:
- a CDS encoding erythromycin esterase family protein; amino-acid sequence: MTHTQDTTTLGEPRRVFRDRREAGQVLSGLLTAYRNRDDVLVLGLARGGVPVAWEVAAALGAPLDTFIVRKLGAPGHEEFAIGAVARGGRVVVNDDIIRALRVSPQQLRDIVEREGRELLRREAAYRGERPPIEVTGKTVILVDDGLATGSSMYAAVQTLRDEDAAEIVVAVPAAPESTCRAFADVVDDMVCASMPTPFVAVGESFWDFRQVSDDEVRDYLAKPTTGPANVSVLTEPTPIDGVNRCAVDAPHGVPPHEVLDEIIGDAQIVLIGESSHGTHEFYSARAAITKWLISERGFCAVAVEADWPDAYRVNRYVRGLGTDQTADQALRGFERFPSWMWRNVDVRDFVQWLHRHNQRCDSAGSTPAGFYGLDLYSLHRSMQEVINYLENVDPAAAGRARNRYACFDRTAGDDGQAYGFAAAFGAGLSCERQVIAQLTDMQRNALTLARRDGMVGEDELFYATQNALTVRNAEEYYRAMFGGRVTSWNLRDRHMHQTLQALSAHLGRDGRKPARIVVWAHNSHVGDARATEVSADGQLTLGQLARQTYADSARLIGMTTYTGSVTAASEWGGPAERKTVRPALNGSVEELFHATGRDAFLISPRISRWADEPLSTVRLGRAIGVIYLPATERQSHYFHVRSADQFDAIIHIDRTSALEPLEVNSRWVAGETPETFPTGL
- a CDS encoding DUF1876 domain-containing protein; amino-acid sequence: MHGKHWSVDVTTDEHDGTTKAVARLHWGERTLVAEGRARCNPADRDIADIGAELAAARALTDLAQQLRSVTRHHIEAATNAPVDHLN